A single genomic interval of uncultured Desulfobulbus sp. harbors:
- a CDS encoding type 1 glutamine amidotransferase, with protein sequence MRIHGLQHVAFEGLGFISKWIVDQGDLLRMTRLYAGETLPCLSDFDRLVIMGGPMNIYEDDSYPWLVQERAFIREAIVAGKSAVGICLGAQLLADALGSPVYRGKNKEIGWLPIEVTEEGGQSDLWGGLPLQPRVFHWHGDTFDIPQGALHLARSEGCPSQAFLYDHRILGLQFHLESTPDTVESMLAHCGDEVVDGPYIQSEEQIRAVDPALFAANQHLLATLLNRLP encoded by the coding sequence GTGCGTATACATGGATTGCAGCATGTAGCCTTTGAAGGGCTCGGCTTTATCAGCAAGTGGATTGTGGACCAGGGAGATTTGCTGCGTATGACCCGGCTGTACGCCGGGGAGACGTTGCCTTGTCTCTCGGATTTCGACCGGCTGGTGATCATGGGCGGGCCGATGAACATCTACGAGGACGACAGTTATCCCTGGTTGGTTCAGGAACGCGCCTTCATTCGTGAGGCGATTGTTGCCGGCAAGTCGGCGGTAGGGATCTGCCTTGGGGCGCAGTTGCTGGCCGATGCGCTTGGCTCACCGGTGTACAGAGGCAAAAATAAAGAGATCGGCTGGCTGCCCATCGAGGTCACCGAAGAGGGCGGGCAAAGCGATCTTTGGGGGGGACTCCCCCTTCAGCCGAGGGTTTTTCACTGGCACGGCGACACCTTTGATATTCCCCAGGGTGCCCTGCATCTGGCTCGAAGCGAGGGGTGCCCCTCTCAGGCCTTTCTCTATGACCATCGTATCCTTGGGCTGCAGTTTCATCTCGAGTCCACCCCGGACACGGTGGAGTCGATGCTGGCCCACTGCGGTGATGAGGTGGTGGATGGCCCGTATATTCAAAGTGAGGAGCAAATCAGGGCCGTTGATCCGGCCCTGTTTGCCGCCAACCAGCATCTGCTCGCCACCCTGCTGAACCGATTGCCTTGA
- a CDS encoding PAS domain S-box protein gives MAGFILLIGGLISWQVALLDVRQQRIEQKGEAINELAPIRARLEGAVLNLFSATSGIAGVIAHKGAISEDLFQALATQAIHDHPYIHNIGLAPNDIISQIYPLEGNHQAIGLNYAKNPTQFVDVRQARLSRQPVFSGPHQLVQGGQGLIARVPVFTKASPTDGEEHYWGVVSVVTDVQLLLAAADLQSKNGFAIGLKKLGDHASAADTMLLGTSAYLSARHPVCMEVKVPGAAWQLCAIPKGGWAIIPATQSVRLYIGLLYTISLALLIAWLTERPQRMQHHNLKLQHEIDERIKTEECLRLSEQKYASIFQLMPDMAGITRLEDGCFLEINEGFTQVSGLTAEEVIGHTSIELGLWTIEERHQATERLRTDGHLENFPFMLRLKSGELHHALMFLTPIQVDGKACLYFMARDVNALKNAQMSLERERSHLRNLLQTVPALIWMKDQAGRYMSCNIRFERFVGQKEAMIVGKNDYELFPQEVADSFRAYDQKSVETHTASVNEEWVTYADDGHRELLETIKTPVYDPAGTLLGVLGIAWDITEKKRIEEELLKERERFLNLVDSVDGIVWETDTCTLAFTYVSREAQRLLGYPIEAWYEDQFWFSHLHPDDRQRVYEATVKATNNGQDHDLNYRFLAADGRTVWIQDRINVVLEKGLPRWRRGIMVDTTSEKEAEHRRLMLENQLRQAQKIEAIGRLAGGVAHDFNNQLSVILGYADLMQQSNTTEEKRHGYINQIIRAATQSRDITQQLLAFSRQEEISPQVLDLNILVKGIKKGLGRLIREDIRVEVHTNPTLWPVFMDSTQMDQILMNLIVNARDAIGGRGLVTIATENVILDADFTDQYPDLEPGEYVQLSVTDTGCGMSHETMLHIFEPFYTTKESGKGTGLGLATVYGIVTQNRGQVVVESELGAGSTFRVFLPRTHVPLEENVERSMEMERPQHTATILLVEDEESVRQMAKDILTASGYSVLVASGPTEALRICSDPGQEIDLLLSDVIMPEMNGRELCKKIHGIRPALKTVFMSGYAGDILQEENDCQVPLINKPFTMHALLKTIEEQLPR, from the coding sequence ATGGCAGGGTTCATTCTGCTCATCGGTGGGCTTATAAGCTGGCAAGTCGCCCTGCTCGACGTCCGGCAACAACGTATCGAACAGAAAGGCGAGGCCATCAACGAACTTGCTCCCATTCGGGCACGACTCGAAGGGGCGGTTCTCAACCTCTTCAGCGCCACCTCCGGAATAGCCGGAGTGATCGCTCACAAGGGTGCAATCAGCGAGGACCTTTTTCAGGCCCTGGCAACACAGGCGATCCATGACCACCCCTATATCCATAATATCGGTCTTGCCCCCAACGACATCATCAGCCAGATCTACCCCCTCGAGGGCAACCACCAGGCCATTGGCCTGAACTATGCAAAAAATCCCACGCAATTTGTCGACGTTCGCCAAGCTCGCCTCAGCAGGCAGCCCGTATTCTCCGGCCCCCATCAGTTGGTGCAGGGCGGCCAGGGCCTGATCGCCCGGGTTCCTGTCTTTACCAAGGCCTCACCAACCGACGGAGAGGAGCATTACTGGGGCGTGGTCTCAGTGGTGACCGACGTGCAGCTGTTGCTGGCAGCAGCCGACCTACAATCGAAAAACGGTTTTGCCATTGGTCTAAAAAAGCTGGGTGATCACGCCTCTGCTGCGGACACCATGCTCCTTGGCACGAGCGCGTATCTTTCCGCCCGTCATCCCGTCTGCATGGAGGTCAAGGTCCCCGGTGCCGCGTGGCAACTCTGCGCCATTCCCAAGGGGGGCTGGGCGATCATTCCCGCCACCCAATCCGTGCGCCTCTATATCGGCCTGCTGTATACCATCTCGCTTGCCCTGTTGATCGCCTGGTTGACAGAACGTCCCCAACGGATGCAGCACCACAACCTCAAGCTGCAACATGAAATCGACGAACGGATCAAGACCGAGGAATGCCTCCGCCTCTCCGAGCAGAAATATGCCTCCATCTTTCAACTGATGCCGGACATGGCCGGCATCACTCGCCTTGAAGACGGCTGCTTTCTCGAGATCAACGAGGGATTTACTCAGGTCTCGGGTTTGACAGCCGAAGAAGTCATCGGCCATACCTCCATCGAATTGGGGCTGTGGACCATTGAAGAGCGACACCAGGCCACAGAGCGTTTGCGGACCGATGGCCATCTGGAAAACTTTCCCTTCATGCTCAGGCTCAAATCGGGGGAACTGCATCACGCCTTGATGTTTCTCACTCCGATTCAGGTCGACGGAAAGGCATGCCTCTATTTCATGGCCCGTGATGTCAATGCCCTGAAAAATGCCCAGATGTCCCTGGAACGGGAACGATCCCATCTGCGCAACCTGTTGCAGACGGTTCCGGCGCTGATCTGGATGAAGGATCAGGCAGGAAGATACATGAGCTGCAACATTCGCTTTGAACGTTTCGTCGGCCAGAAGGAGGCGATGATCGTCGGCAAAAACGACTATGAACTCTTTCCCCAAGAAGTTGCCGATTCTTTCCGCGCCTACGATCAGAAGTCCGTTGAGACGCATACAGCCAGCGTCAACGAGGAATGGGTCACCTATGCCGACGACGGTCATCGGGAGTTGTTGGAGACCATCAAAACCCCGGTCTATGATCCGGCCGGAACCCTGCTTGGTGTTCTCGGCATAGCCTGGGACATCACCGAAAAAAAACGGATCGAGGAGGAACTGCTCAAGGAACGGGAGAGGTTTCTCAACCTGGTGGACTCGGTGGACGGCATTGTCTGGGAAACCGACACCTGCACCCTTGCTTTCACCTACGTCAGCCGGGAGGCACAGCGTCTCCTCGGCTACCCGATCGAAGCCTGGTACGAGGACCAGTTCTGGTTCTCCCACCTCCATCCCGACGATCGACAACGGGTCTACGAGGCCACGGTCAAGGCCACGAACAACGGCCAGGATCACGATCTCAACTACCGTTTCCTCGCTGCCGATGGTCGGACTGTTTGGATCCAGGATCGGATCAATGTGGTTTTGGAAAAGGGGTTGCCGCGATGGCGGCGGGGCATCATGGTCGACACCACCAGTGAGAAGGAGGCCGAACACCGGCGCCTGATGCTGGAGAATCAATTGCGCCAGGCCCAGAAAATCGAGGCTATCGGCCGTCTTGCCGGTGGCGTGGCCCATGATTTCAACAATCAGCTCTCGGTAATTCTCGGATACGCCGACCTGATGCAGCAGAGCAATACCACCGAGGAAAAACGGCATGGCTATATCAACCAGATCATTCGTGCCGCCACCCAGTCGCGGGATATCACCCAGCAGTTGCTGGCCTTTTCACGCCAGGAGGAGATCTCTCCTCAGGTGCTGGACCTCAACATCCTGGTCAAGGGCATCAAGAAGGGCTTGGGCCGGTTGATTCGTGAGGATATCCGCGTTGAAGTGCACACCAATCCCACTCTGTGGCCGGTGTTCATGGATTCCACCCAGATGGATCAGATCCTGATGAATCTGATCGTCAACGCCCGCGATGCCATTGGCGGCCGGGGTCTGGTCACCATCGCCACCGAGAACGTCATTCTGGATGCCGACTTTACCGATCAGTATCCCGACCTGGAACCGGGCGAGTATGTGCAGCTCAGTGTTACGGATACCGGTTGCGGCATGAGCCATGAGACCATGCTCCACATCTTCGAACCCTTTTACACCACAAAGGAATCCGGAAAAGGAACGGGGCTGGGGCTGGCCACGGTCTACGGCATCGTCACCCAGAATAGGGGCCAGGTGGTGGTCGAAAGCGAGCTCGGCGCCGGTTCCACTTTCCGGGTCTTTCTTCCCCGAACTCATGTCCCCCTTGAGGAGAATGTGGAGCGCTCGATGGAAATGGAGCGGCCCCAACATACGGCAACAATCCTCCTGGTGGAAGATGAGGAGAGTGTACGCCAGATGGCCAAGGATATCCTGACCGCAAGCGGCTACTCGGTTCTGGTTGCCTCAGGCCCGACCGAGGCGCTGCGAATCTGTTCCGATCCTGGGCAGGAGATCGACCTCCTGCTCAGCGATGTGATCATGCCGGAGATGAACGGCCGCGAACTCTGTAAAAAAATCCATGGTATTCGCCCAGCGCTCAAGACTGTCTTCATGTCCGGCTATGCAGGGGATATCCTCCAGGAGGAAAACGACTGTCAGGTGCCCCTGATCAACAAACCCTTTACCATGCATGCACTGCTCAAGACCATCGAGGAACAGCTTCCCCGTTAG
- a CDS encoding DegQ family serine endoprotease, producing the protein MYKNARSSGKIAFASCLLCLTLLAGSYQPLHAQSEDDIAFLDRSAKAFASVVKKAGPAVVHVAVEKEKTAQGRDPLELFNDPFFERFFGPQFRNPRNNPNKEKRTYKQQAAGSGFIIASDGYILTNNHVVADADRITVRLADKREFKAKVVGTDPQSDVALVKIDAKDLPVLPLGNSDSLEVGEWVIAIGNPFELNQTVTVGVVSAKGRNRMGITDYENFIQTDAAINPGNSGGPLLNIHGEAVGMNTAIFSRSGGYMGIGFAIPINMAKNIEQQLRKNGKVARGWLGVMIQDVNEDLAKSFGGEVGGALVSEVTDGSPAKKSGLLQGDIITAINGEKVTDVADLRNKIAMTPPNTELKLDVLRDGKEKELVVSIGEQPADMSAFAKKSGTGADLDGFGLSLQDLTQELADQFGYKKDQGVLIVEVEAGTPGAELGLQSGMLIEEVNRMRVHNLQELRQALKKSGRGKQVLLRVRSGDHSQYVVLQSE; encoded by the coding sequence ATGTACAAGAATGCCAGATCTTCCGGAAAAATTGCCTTTGCCTCCTGCCTGCTCTGTCTGACACTGCTGGCGGGCAGCTATCAACCTCTCCATGCCCAGAGCGAGGATGACATCGCCTTCCTTGATCGCTCGGCCAAGGCCTTTGCCTCGGTGGTGAAAAAAGCCGGCCCTGCGGTGGTGCACGTGGCGGTCGAAAAAGAAAAAACCGCGCAAGGGCGGGATCCTCTTGAACTGTTCAATGACCCTTTCTTCGAGCGTTTTTTCGGCCCCCAGTTCCGTAATCCGCGCAATAACCCCAACAAAGAAAAGCGGACCTACAAACAGCAGGCCGCTGGTTCCGGTTTCATCATCGCAAGCGACGGGTATATTCTCACCAATAACCACGTGGTTGCCGACGCCGACAGGATCACCGTTCGTTTGGCCGACAAACGTGAATTCAAGGCCAAGGTGGTTGGAACCGATCCCCAGTCGGATGTCGCCCTGGTCAAGATCGATGCCAAGGATCTGCCGGTTTTGCCGCTGGGCAACTCCGACAGCCTGGAGGTCGGCGAGTGGGTGATCGCCATCGGTAATCCCTTTGAGTTGAACCAGACCGTCACCGTGGGCGTGGTCAGTGCCAAGGGCCGCAACCGCATGGGTATCACCGACTATGAAAACTTTATCCAGACCGATGCCGCCATCAATCCCGGCAACTCGGGTGGCCCGCTGCTGAACATTCACGGCGAGGCTGTGGGCATGAACACCGCTATTTTTTCCAGGAGCGGAGGCTATATGGGTATCGGCTTTGCCATCCCGATCAATATGGCGAAAAATATCGAGCAGCAGCTGCGGAAAAACGGCAAAGTTGCCCGTGGTTGGCTGGGGGTCATGATTCAGGATGTGAATGAGGACCTGGCCAAATCCTTTGGCGGCGAGGTCGGCGGGGCCCTTGTCTCCGAGGTGACCGACGGTTCTCCGGCCAAGAAGAGCGGCTTGCTGCAGGGCGATATCATCACCGCCATCAACGGTGAAAAAGTTACCGATGTCGCTGACCTGCGTAACAAGATCGCCATGACTCCGCCCAACACCGAGCTGAAGCTGGATGTGCTCCGGGACGGGAAAGAGAAAGAGCTGGTTGTCAGCATTGGCGAACAGCCCGCGGATATGTCGGCCTTTGCCAAGAAATCGGGGACTGGCGCGGACCTGGATGGTTTTGGCCTGTCACTGCAGGACCTGACCCAGGAACTGGCCGACCAGTTCGGCTACAAGAAGGATCAGGGGGTGTTGATCGTCGAGGTTGAGGCGGGGACCCCGGGCGCCGAACTCGGCCTGCAGTCAGGGATGCTGATTGAAGAGGTGAACCGGATGCGGGTGCACAATCTGCAGGAGTTGCGCCAGGCGCTCAAGAAAAGTGGCCGCGGCAAGCAGGTGTTGCTCCGCGTCCGTTCCGGCGATCACAGCCAATATGTGGTGCTGCAGAGTGAATAA
- the phrB gene encoding deoxyribodipyrimidine photo-lyase — MEQQTDPRRIRRYNGNSNPGGPVVYWMHREFRAQNNWGLIHAREEALRRQVPLAVVFCMAPGFLGAALRQFDFLLKGLEASAPALAQAGIPLVLRSGEPGQEMIRLCNELHPSLVVTDFDPLRIKRQWLQSLLEHQGAPVHEVDSRNIVPAWIASPRREYMARTIRPKIHRLLPEFLTPFPLLPPHPHPWSQLPQNLSFADLRKTLKVDTAVGPVSWLQPGEAHGRHTLDIFLQERLDRYDQRNDPNKEACSDLSPYLHFGMISAQAVVLELQNRGLRGDKVDSFIEELVVRRELSDNFCLYTADYDQVSGFPDWARRTLEDHRKDRRTYTYSLEQFDRAQTHDPLWNAAQQQLTISGAMHGYMRMYWAKKILEWTPDASEALRIAIHLNDRYALDGRESNGYTGIAWSIGGVHDRGWTRRPIFGTIRYMNDSGARRKFDVQQYIRTWSGQQHPSLFS, encoded by the coding sequence ATGGAGCAGCAGACAGACCCAAGACGCATTCGTCGATACAACGGCAACAGCAACCCCGGGGGACCGGTCGTCTATTGGATGCACCGTGAATTTCGTGCCCAAAACAACTGGGGCCTCATTCATGCCCGAGAAGAGGCGCTCAGGCGGCAGGTTCCACTGGCGGTGGTGTTCTGCATGGCCCCAGGTTTTCTCGGTGCCGCCCTGCGCCAGTTCGATTTTCTCCTCAAGGGTCTGGAAGCATCGGCCCCCGCATTAGCCCAGGCGGGAATCCCCCTCGTCCTGCGCAGCGGCGAGCCTGGCCAAGAAATGATTCGCCTCTGCAACGAGTTGCACCCGTCCCTGGTGGTGACGGACTTCGACCCGCTGCGCATAAAGCGGCAGTGGCTGCAGTCCTTGCTGGAACACCAGGGCGCACCGGTGCATGAGGTGGATTCGCGCAACATCGTCCCCGCCTGGATTGCCTCTCCCCGTCGGGAATACATGGCCAGGACAATTCGGCCCAAAATCCATCGCCTGCTGCCGGAATTTCTCACCCCCTTCCCCCTGCTGCCTCCCCATCCCCACCCCTGGTCTCAGCTGCCGCAGAACCTCTCCTTTGCCGATCTACGCAAGACGCTCAAGGTCGACACCGCTGTCGGTCCGGTGAGTTGGCTCCAACCCGGCGAGGCCCATGGCCGGCACACGCTGGATATCTTTCTTCAGGAGCGTCTGGATCGCTACGACCAGCGCAACGATCCCAACAAAGAAGCCTGCTCCGACCTCTCGCCCTATCTTCATTTCGGCATGATTTCCGCCCAGGCCGTTGTCCTTGAGCTGCAAAACCGTGGACTGCGAGGCGACAAGGTGGACAGCTTTATCGAGGAATTGGTGGTGCGGCGGGAGCTATCGGACAACTTCTGCCTCTATACCGCGGACTACGACCAGGTCTCGGGATTTCCCGACTGGGCCAGGCGTACCCTTGAGGACCACCGCAAGGATCGACGTACATATACCTACAGCCTCGAACAGTTCGACCGGGCCCAAACCCACGATCCCCTGTGGAATGCGGCACAACAACAGTTAACCATCAGTGGCGCCATGCACGGCTATATGCGCATGTATTGGGCCAAAAAAATTCTTGAATGGACCCCGGATGCTTCCGAGGCCCTGCGAATTGCCATTCACCTCAACGACCGCTATGCCCTCGATGGCCGCGAAAGCAACGGCTACACCGGCATCGCCTGGTCCATAGGCGGCGTCCATGACCGGGGCTGGACCAGGCGCCCGATCTTCGGCACCATTCGCTACATGAACGATTCCGGCGCCCGCCGCAAATTCGATGTCCAACAGTACATACGCACCTGGTCGGGCCAGCAACACCCCTCCCTTTTCAGCTGA
- a CDS encoding methyltransferase domain-containing protein: protein MNLIDAHSCVTAELTLSWHSSDAMHSEKLWAHLISLWRDLLDPGLVKKLIGKGVGDKAEVAIPADRFTSPYAPGKRVLIRPEQFQGTDIQGNAVTPVPGRFYPQGMLHGLGGIYQSTTAPCRFLGQEGGRWLFDLNHPLAGRDLTLEIEIMALKPQNKERGGRCEDWLERIANDGPGMQARFAGDTAGFFAPEHFLRSDVSADSDFYRKPRLVQHLDSTARATVRSRYASLIPAGSRVLDLMASWDSHLPQEAALSHLAVLGMNEEELWHNKQANEILVQDLNLQPQLPYEDTSLDAVICTASIEYLTHPLAVMAEVRRVLRPGGLVALAFSNRWFPPKVIKLWTEMHEFERMGWVAQLLRSTGGFRDLSTLSRRGLPRPADDPHQELWFSDPVYMVWAFKA from the coding sequence ATGAACCTCATCGATGCACACAGTTGCGTTACCGCGGAATTAACGCTGAGCTGGCACAGCAGCGATGCCATGCACAGCGAAAAACTCTGGGCCCATCTGATCAGCCTCTGGCGGGATCTGCTTGATCCCGGCCTGGTCAAGAAACTCATCGGCAAAGGCGTGGGCGACAAGGCCGAAGTTGCCATCCCCGCCGACCGCTTCACCTCTCCCTATGCTCCCGGCAAACGAGTCCTCATTCGCCCGGAGCAATTTCAGGGAACCGATATACAAGGAAACGCGGTTACACCGGTACCGGGACGTTTTTACCCCCAGGGCATGCTCCACGGCCTGGGCGGCATTTATCAGTCCACGACCGCGCCCTGTCGCTTTCTCGGACAGGAGGGGGGCAGGTGGCTCTTTGACCTCAACCATCCCCTGGCTGGACGCGACCTCACCCTGGAGATCGAGATCATGGCCCTGAAGCCGCAAAATAAGGAACGCGGCGGCCGCTGCGAGGATTGGTTGGAACGGATCGCCAACGACGGCCCCGGGATGCAGGCCCGTTTCGCAGGCGATACGGCAGGTTTCTTTGCCCCGGAGCACTTTCTCCGGAGCGATGTTTCGGCGGATAGCGATTTCTACCGTAAACCGCGCCTGGTCCAGCATCTGGACAGCACCGCCCGGGCAACCGTCCGTTCCAGGTATGCCAGTCTCATTCCCGCAGGCAGCCGGGTACTTGATCTCATGGCCAGTTGGGACTCGCACCTGCCGCAGGAGGCGGCGCTCTCGCACTTGGCCGTTCTCGGTATGAATGAAGAAGAGCTCTGGCACAACAAACAGGCCAACGAGATCCTGGTTCAGGATCTCAACCTGCAGCCACAGCTGCCCTATGAAGACACCAGCCTGGATGCGGTGATCTGTACCGCCTCCATCGAATACCTGACCCATCCCCTGGCGGTGATGGCCGAGGTCCGCCGGGTGCTTCGACCGGGCGGCCTTGTTGCCCTTGCCTTTTCCAACCGCTGGTTTCCGCCCAAGGTTATCAAGCTCTGGACCGAGATGCACGAGTTCGAACGGATGGGCTGGGTGGCGCAACTGCTGCGCAGCACCGGCGGCTTCCGCGACCTGTCCACCCTGTCCAGACGGGGCCTGCCAAGACCGGCCGACGATCCGCATCAGGAGCTCTGGTTCAGCGACCCGGTCTACATGGTCTGGGCATTCAAAGCCTGA
- a CDS encoding SRPBCC family protein, translated as MYILERQQKVSGSLEQAWNFLQNPANLDRITPPDLKFRIVTDVPEIMYNGLIIEYRITIPLIGTHSWITEIKHIREGLSFVDEQRLGPYRFWFHYHEIRQEEDGVLLIDRVHYQPPMGLVGRILHRLYIRRTLEGIFEYRRERLEAFLGGVKQG; from the coding sequence ATGTACATCCTGGAGCGACAGCAGAAAGTCAGCGGCAGCCTGGAGCAGGCCTGGAATTTCCTCCAGAATCCGGCCAACCTCGACCGTATCACGCCGCCAGATCTCAAGTTCCGCATCGTCACCGATGTCCCGGAGATCATGTACAACGGCCTGATCATCGAGTACCGCATCACTATACCCCTGATCGGCACCCATTCCTGGATCACCGAAATCAAACACATCCGTGAGGGACTCAGCTTTGTCGACGAGCAACGGTTGGGGCCGTACCGTTTCTGGTTCCACTATCATGAAATCCGCCAGGAGGAGGACGGCGTGCTCCTGATCGACCGGGTCCATTACCAGCCGCCGATGGGTCTTGTGGGAAGGATACTGCACCGACTCTATATCCGGCGTACCCTGGAGGGGATCTTTGAGTATCGTCGTGAGCGGCTGGAGGCGTTCCTCGGTGGAGTGAAACAGGGATGA
- a CDS encoding DedA family protein: MLTELISHTAVRILDTAAYAGAFILMALESMIAPVPSEAVMPFVGFLVTDGKWNLWLALLATSLGSLAGSLLSYWMGYYGGKPLVLKVGKYLLLNRHDLELTERYFSKRQGVLTVFIARFIPVIRHFISIPAGMGKMRLLPFMVATLIGATLWNGFLLVLGMRLREHWTVVQKYSHQVDIVIVVIAVIGLGWFARSRLRASKRKLN; the protein is encoded by the coding sequence ATGCTTACCGAATTGATCAGCCACACCGCTGTCCGTATTCTCGATACCGCCGCCTATGCGGGCGCATTTATACTCATGGCCCTGGAAAGCATGATCGCGCCTGTGCCCAGTGAGGCGGTCATGCCCTTTGTCGGCTTTCTGGTCACGGACGGCAAGTGGAACCTGTGGCTGGCCCTGCTCGCCACCAGTTTGGGCTCGTTGGCGGGCTCGCTGCTCTCCTACTGGATGGGGTATTACGGCGGTAAGCCGCTGGTGTTGAAGGTGGGGAAATATCTGCTCTTGAACCGGCACGATCTGGAGTTGACGGAGCGCTATTTCAGCAAACGCCAGGGCGTGCTCACCGTGTTCATTGCCCGGTTTATTCCGGTGATCCGCCATTTCATCTCCATTCCAGCCGGTATGGGCAAGATGCGCTTGCTCCCCTTCATGGTGGCGACCCTGATCGGGGCCACCCTGTGGAACGGTTTTCTCCTGGTGCTGGGGATGCGGTTGCGGGAGCACTGGACCGTGGTCCAGAAATACTCCCATCAGGTCGACATCGTGATCGTGGTGATCGCCGTTATCGGCCTGGGCTGGTTTGCCCGTTCACGCCTCAGGGCGAGTAAACGCAAGCTTAACTGA
- a CDS encoding undecaprenyl-diphosphate phosphatase: MELFAFLQSVVLGIVEGLTEFLPISSTGHLIISGDLLSYTGEQAKTFEIVIQLGAILAVCWHYRERLMRVIHGLRGDAAAWRFVINLIVGVVPAAIFGLALHKIIKAYLFDPLVVAVALIVGGLIIFVVERRPMRVRISDVDQMSWQDALKVGFAQVFSLIPGTSRSGATIIGGMLFGLSRQAATEFSFFLAIPTMFLATGYDVMKSWQALGSADPAFFAVGFITAFFSALLAIKGLIRFVAHHDFRLFAWYRVIFGAIALVYFLR; the protein is encoded by the coding sequence ATGGAGCTTTTTGCCTTTCTCCAAAGTGTTGTGCTCGGCATTGTCGAAGGACTCACCGAGTTTTTACCGATTTCCTCCACCGGCCACCTGATCATCAGTGGCGATCTGCTCAGCTATACCGGCGAGCAGGCCAAAACCTTCGAGATCGTCATTCAGCTAGGGGCCATCCTTGCGGTCTGCTGGCACTATCGCGAGCGCCTGATGCGGGTCATTCACGGCTTGCGAGGCGATGCCGCGGCCTGGCGTTTCGTCATCAATCTGATTGTCGGCGTGGTACCTGCGGCAATCTTCGGACTGGCCCTGCACAAGATCATTAAAGCCTATCTTTTCGATCCGTTGGTGGTGGCGGTGGCCTTGATCGTCGGCGGACTGATCATCTTCGTGGTGGAGCGACGTCCGATGCGGGTGCGGATCAGCGATGTCGACCAGATGAGCTGGCAGGATGCACTCAAGGTCGGGTTTGCCCAGGTTTTTTCGCTCATCCCCGGGACTTCACGTTCCGGTGCCACCATTATCGGCGGCATGCTCTTTGGCCTGTCACGGCAGGCGGCCACGGAATTTTCTTTTTTCCTCGCCATTCCCACCATGTTTCTCGCCACCGGCTACGATGTGATGAAATCATGGCAGGCCCTGGGCAGCGCGGATCCGGCCTTTTTTGCGGTGGGCTTCATCACCGCATTTTTCAGTGCCCTCCTGGCTATCAAGGGGCTGATTCGTTTCGTGGCCCACCACGATTTTCGTCTCTTTGCCTGGTACCGGGTTATCTTCGGGGCCATTGCCCTAGTCTATTTCCTTCGTTGA